In one window of Juglans regia cultivar Chandler chromosome 3, Walnut 2.0, whole genome shotgun sequence DNA:
- the LOC108979340 gene encoding uncharacterized protein LOC108979340, translating to MVKNVGFLVCVFIMVVDTVAGILGMEAEIIQNKVKHSKVLWMFECREPSYKAFQLGLAAAILLAITHFVAHLLGGCTCIWSREDYGKSSPNKQLAVVFLLFSWIALAVGLSMLIIGTLANSRSRKSCGIAHNRILFIGGIVCFVHELFTVVYYVSAAAAKTEEKQNRNPRGGHATQA from the exons atggtgaaaaacgTGGGCTTCCTCGTCTGCGTCTTCATTATGGTCGTCGACACTGTGGCAGGGATACTTGGGATGGAGGCTGAAATCATTCAAAACAAG GTGAAACATTCGAAGGTACTTTGGATGTTTGAGTGCAGAGAACCAAGCTACAAGGCTTTCCAGCTAGGGTTGGCTGCTGCTATACTTCTAGCAATTACTCATTTTGTTGCTCACTTGTTGGGTGGGTGCACTTGCATTTGGTCAAGAGAAGATTACGGGAAGTCTTCACCTAACAAGCAATTAGCAGttgttttcctccttttctcctG GATTGCATTAGCCGTTGGATTGTCGATGTTGATCATAGGAACATTGGCGAATTCAAGATCAAGAAAGTCATGTGGGATAGCACACAATCGCATTTTGTTTATCGGAGGGATTGTCTGCTTTGTTCATGAATTGTTCACAGTTGTCTACTATGTCTCCGCCGCTGCCGCCAAAACAGAAGAAAAGCAGAACAGAAACCCTCGGGGAGGTCATGCAACCCAAGCTTAA
- the LOC108979339 gene encoding protein HEAT-STRESS-ASSOCIATED 32 translates to MSAYRWKSFDEDEDRPEKPRRYGVTEMSGPHFTLLSQNVLQDIFESMGQFVDGLKFSGGSHSLMPKSFVKEVTDLAHKHDIYVSTGDWAEHLLRKGPSAFKEYVEECKQLGFDTIELNVGSLGVPEETLLRFVRLIKSAGLKAKPQFAVKFNKSDIPVDGDRAFGAYIAPRPRSTEFVEDVDLLLRRSVRCLEAGADMIMIDADDVCKHADSVRADIIAKVIGRLGLEKIMFEASNPKASEWFINQYGPRVNLFVDHSHLMDLECLRGRNLGKNHASVLGSSYFLF, encoded by the exons ATGTCGGCCTACAGATGGAAGAGCTTCGACGAGGACGAGGACCGCCCCGAGAAGCCTCGCCGCTATGGAGTTACGGAGATGAGCGGCCCCCATTTCACCCTCTTAAGCCAAAACGTTCTTCAG GATATCTTTGAGTCTATGGGGCAGTTTGTTGATGGATTGAAGTTCTCCGGAGGTTCTCATAGCCTGATGCCAAAGAGTTTCGTTAAAGAAGTGACCGACTTAGCTCATAAACATGACATATATGTGAGCACGGGGGATTGGGCTGAACACCTGCTTCGCAAAGGTCCATCTGCTTTCAAAGAGTATGTGGAG GAGTGCAAGCAATTGGGGTTTGATACAATTGAGCTGAATGTGGGCTCACTTGGAGTTCCTGAAGAAACTCTTCTAAGATTTGTGCGCTTGATTAAGAGTGCTGGTCTGAAAGCCAAACCTCAGTTTGCAGTGAAGTTTAACAAGTCTGACATTCCTGTGGATGGTGATAGAGCATTTGGAGCTTATATTGCCCCAAGACCTCGATCAACTG AATTTGTTGAAGATGTGGATCTTCTGCTCAGACGGTCAGTGAGATGCTTGGAAGCTGGAGCAGACATGATAATGATTGACGCTGATGATGTCTGCAAGCATGCTGATTCTGTACGGGCTGACATAATTGCTAAGGTCATTGGGCGTCTTGGTCTTGAGAAGATAATGTTTGAGGCATCGAATCCCAAAGCCTCTGAGTGGTTCATTAATCAATATGGTCCCAGG GTGAACCTCTTTGTGGATCACTCTCACTTGATGGATCTTGAATGTCTCCGGGGACGCAACCTGGGTAAAAACCACGCATCTGTCCTCGGATCCtcgtattttcttttctaa
- the LOC108979341 gene encoding cysteine-rich receptor-like protein kinase 10, with protein MSYLPDCCGGKESASVLFPSCTVRYDVHPFYSSVNASGAKPTPLVPPPPGKSQISSPTLIAIVASISVSAVLFAIRYFFLSKRAKTKDMTSQ; from the exons ATGTCGTATTTGCCGGATTGCTGTGGTGGAAAGGAAAGTGCCTCAGTTCTCTTTCCCAGCTGCACAGTTAGGTACGATGTGCACCCGTTTTACTCGAGTGTAAACGCATCGGGGGCAAAGCCCACTCCACTTGTGCCTCCGCCACCTG GAAAAAGTCAAATCTCATCACCGACTCTTATTGCCATTGTTGCTTCTATTTCCGTCTCTGCGGTGCTATTCGCTATTCGCTACTTCTTCCTTAGTAAGAGAGCAAAAACAAAGGATATGACTTCtcaataa